AAAGTAGGTTGGATTTGTTTTATTTTAGTCGGTCGACGAAGTAGTAGCTTCATAGATAGCTTTGCTTCTCTCGTGCTTATTTATCTGAAAACTCATAGCCTGTTTCGCCAAGCTTCCAAGATCTGCTTATTTTTTAAAGTGATTTTGAAAAAGTACTTTTAGAGAGttgcagtttgtgtttggccaatcaATTTTGGGAAGCACTTTCGCCAATATTAGAGTAGGAATTTGTGCTTGCCCAAGGTTTTGAAAAGTGCTTGGGGAAAGCTACTTTCTAACTTCTGATTTCTGCTAGGGGTGAGCGTTCGGTATTCCCAAAGTTCGGTTTCGGTAATCCGGTAATCAGTAAGTGAAAGTAGATATCAAATACCGAACATTCAAAGTTCGGTCCGGTACGGTAATTCGGGATTTACCTTAACTAGGCAGAATTCTATATATTTGAACTCTTTTTTGTTTGCTTTTAAATAGTTGTAATAAATATCTTCGATAACCATTGGAAAACACTTTCCAAGTCATTCTCTCTGTCATTTACATTTTTGTTTTTATGTCAATCAGAGATAATCAAACAAGTCAAAAACATGGATATAAAGAACAAAATATCAACTACAATTGATAGCTGACAATATGCATATCCTGAAATAAAAAAAAGCATATCAAGCTTTTTTGTCTTGGATCACTATCGGTACATTTATCAAAGCTCATGATAGATAGGAGTAATAAATAACGTTCATATTAGCAGCACTAtaatgcttgcattaggttatgctgtctacatcacacccttTGGGGTGCGGCCCTTCCCGGACCCTGCTAACACGGGATGCTTTGCGCACCGGGCTGACCTGTTTTTATTAGCAGCACTATCCACATAATTTTATTATCTCTTCAGTAGTTCAGTGCATTACAAAAGGAAAGGAACTAATTCTGCATATATCCACATAAGAGTTCTCCTATTCAGATTCATAAAGAAAGACCACAAATATTTATGAAATGCATACAGCATTTTCACAAATTTCCAAGAGCCAACAATAAACAAGTTTAAAGTGGTCTGAAGCCACTAAAAGTCTATAGCTAGTCACTCAATTCCAAAACATACCATATGTTATGATCTTACTTCATCAACATTTAATCTTAAATTATGTTAGTATTACAACCAGGATAATATTAAAAGTTTGAAACAATGCAGTCACCAACTGAAAAGTTCTCTTCATAATAAGTGCAGTCATCAACTAATCCCATAATTTCTCTTTAGAAGCAATGTCCTTTTCAATGAACTTCAAGCTCTGAACTAGACCAAACACCATAGCCAACAAAAGAGAAATCATGAAAATCTTCCCAACTAATGCTTCAACCTGCAAAACAGTGGATCTTTCAGTAGAATTACAATTCCTTCAACCAAGAGTAAGTGATGTTTAAATCTTAGTAGAAAGCACATGAGGCAACTTGCGACCAGAAATCAAGAACGAGGGGATCTCTTGCTCTATCTGTCATATCTAAAGAGAATTGAAGATGTATCATACAATTAAACtaagtaaaaaaatattttattttgcaGTAAATAGAAACAAGACACAAAATCATACCAAGTTCAAGTTGCATAAGAtcatcaatttttttaaaaacattttgCGGGAAGAGGCTCATTTCGATATCAATCTTGAAGACAAACAAGAGCTTGGACCAATTTCGGAGTCAATGAACTCCTAAATTTATCAAGAATATGGCCCCGATGCTAAATGCACATTCTAATGCCACACGAAATTGGAATTGCGAACACATCACGAGCCATCACGGAAAGAACTTTACATCTAGGAACATTAACTTTTCACCATAACAAGATATCAAAATCATCACTATCAGGCTCTTGTTCCTCGCTAAGATACTTTTCCAACTCTGACTTACCATCTAAACATGCAGTATCTTTGTTTTTCCCTCTTCATTTCATCATATTTCTCACGTTTGTTGATTTTGTGCTAATGTTAGTGCTAGAACGTATCAGATGTTGTATCCGATGAATCCGGTGAATTAAAGATAGAAGATGTATGTCGAGACTCGAGATGCTTTAGGGAATTTTTAAGATACTCTTCAAACATAGAATTCATATAAGTCACCACTTCATCTTTTATTCTCGCCTTTTTCTCTCCACACATATCCTCAAGAAAGCTGACATACTCATGATTGTTACGGGGATCTAAAATAGAGGCAATAAAAAGCATCTTATTCATTTTTTCAGGAGCACCCAATACTTGACAAACTTTTCTTTCATCTTTTCTGTCATTTTTGCCAAACCAGGATCATTAACTTCCATACATTCTTTTCAATGATCGTGAAGTTCAActatgccttcaaagtgaacttagaAGCAACATAAAGTCAACCCGAAACCTTCACAGTTAGATCATAAAACCCTTGACGAAATATTACCATGTTTCTCACATTTTGCCAATCATTACTTTCAAGTACACTTGCAACGCTTTTGTATTCACAAACATTAGTAGCAAGATAAGTTGACAATCCACAAAATCATACCTATCAAATGCAGTCTCAAAATGTTATGCGGTATCCAACATCAAGTAGGTAGAATTCCACCTAGTAGGAACATCCAAACATAATAATTTTTGATATTCTATGTTTTTGAGTTCACACATTCATTAAATTTTCTAAGCCTTGCGGGAGATTGTCTAACATACTTCACCATTTGCCTAACATGTTGGATAGATGCACCAACTTCTTTTATGCCATTTTGCACAATAAGATTGAGAATGTGAGCCATACATCTCATGTGAAGATGGTTACCACATTTTATGTTAGATCCTCAATTAATAAATTGTTTGTGTAACTCTTTCACCATAACATCATTTTAAGAAGTTATCTACGGTTATAGTGAAGATCTTCTCCAAATTCCAATCAAGCAAACGCCTACTAATAAGACGGGCTATTTCTTCATCCTTATGACTAGAGACAACGCGAAAGTTTTAAGATTCATTTATGCAAGACCCAATCTCTATCGGTAAAGTGCGCCGTCAAACACATAATTTATTCTCTGTAAAGAAGtccatgtgtatgtggttagacaAACTCTAGGTGATGTTTCTTTGAAATACTTTAGCAAATTTTCCTATTTTCACCAAAAATTGCATAACAATCCCTAGACAATGATTTAGCACCAAAGGGTGTGgcttagtggtcaatgaagtgggttgagaaccaagaagtctcaggttcaaatctcaACATAgacaaaacactaggtgatttctttccatttgtcatagccttggtggacagagtcaCCTGTTGCTGGGGAGGTGACAGGTATCTTGTGGAATTGGTCAAGGTGCACGCAAGTTGGCACGAACACCAcgattgtttaaaaaaaaaaaaatccctagtCAATGTCCTAGGGGAGGGAACTCGGAATATTGGTTGGGTTTTTCTAATAAGCTCATCACGATCCCGTGACTAGGATTGATATGCCATTTTTGGTGAAGAGAGAACATTTGCTAAAATATTTCAATGAAACGTCACGTAGAGTTTGTCTAACTACAGACACGTGGACTTCTTtacaaaaaataaattatatatgTATTTGACGGCGCACTTTATTTATAGAGATTGGGTCTTGCATAAATGAATTTTAAACTTTCGCGTTGTCTCTAGTAATAAGGGTGATGAAATGGCCCGTTCTATTAGTAGGTGTTTGCTTGATTGAAATTTGGAGAAGATCTTCACTATAACCGTAGATAATGCTTCTTCAAATGATGTCATGGTGAAAGAGTTACACAAACAATTGAGGGTCTAACATGAAATGTGGTAACCGTCTTCCCGTGAGATGTATGACTCACATTCTCAATCTTATTGTGCAAGATGACATGAAAGAAGTTGGTGCATCTATCAAACGTGTTAGGCAAATGGTGAAGTATGTTAAACTATCTCCCGCAAGGCTTAGAAAATTTAATGAAAGTTGTGAACTCAAAAACATAGAATGTAAGAAGTCATTATGTTTGAATGTTCCCACTAGGTGGAATTCTACCTACTTGATGTTGGATAACGCACAACATTTTGAGACTACATTTGATAGGCATGATCTTGTGGATTGTCAACTTATCTTGCTACTAATGTTTGTGAAGATGGAAGTGTTGCAGGTGTACTGGAAAGTAATGATAGGCAAAATATGAGAAACATGGTAATATTTCTTCTTAGGTTTTATGATCTAACTGTGAAGGTTCCGGTTCACTCTATGTCACTTCTAATGCTCACTTTGAAGACTTAATTGAGCTTCACAATCATTGAAAAGAATGTATGGAAGTTAATGATCCTGGTTTGGCAAAGATGAAAGAAAATTTGGTCAAGTATCGGTGTGCTCCTGAAAAAATGAATAAGATGCTTTTTATTGCCTCTATTTTAGATTCTTGTAACAATCTTGAGTATGTTTGGCTTTGCACTTGAGGATATGTATGGAGAGAAGGGGAGGAAAATAAAAGATGAAGTGGTGACTTATATGAAATCTATGTTTGAAGAGTATCTTACAAAATTCCCTAATGCATCTCGACATACATCTTCTCTCTCTAAATCTTCGGATGAGACATCGATACATCTAGCTCTAAGATTAGCACAAAAGTGAGAAATAGGATggaaatgaagaggaaaaaacAAGATACTACATGTTTGGGTGGTAAAATCAGAGTTGGAAAAGTATTTTGTGAGGAACAAAAGTCCAATAGTGATGATTTTGATATCTTGTTATGGTGAAAAGGTAATGCTCCTAGATGTAAAGTTCTTTCCGATATGGCTCGTGATTGGTTAGCAATTCCGATTTCTAGTGAGGCATCGGAATGTGCATTTAGCACCATGGGCTGTATTCTTGATTAATTTTGGAGTTTATTAACTCCGAAATTGGTGCAAACTCTTGTTTGTCTTCAAGATTGGTATCGAAGGAAGCCTCTTCCCCTAAACGTTGAAGAAGATTTTGATGATCTTATGCAACTTGAATTTGGTATGATTTTGTGTCCTGTTTCTATGTAGtgtcaaataatttttttttttacttagtttAATTGTATGACACACCTTAAATTTTCTTTAGATACGATAGATAGCGCAAGAGATTCCCTCGTTCTTGATTTCTAGTTGCCTCAGATGCTTTCTGCTATCTTTTAAACATCATTCACTCTTTGTTGAAGGAATGCATCAAAAATCTATTCTTGGATTTTCTAGATAGGATGGATCATTACTTGGATTTTCTGTATTTCTTGGGGGGTAATATGTAGTGTGACTAATGAAAGTTATGTAGTTATGCTTTCTACTTGCTTCTGTACCAGATTAATAAAACATTTCACTtatcaaaaaaaaagaaaatttgatCCAGTACTTATACTTTAGTCTTTATAACTTACTAAAGGAAATATCTTTCATATTGAGGTCGGGTGGGGTGGATATTCTTAGAAGATTAAGAGTCACAGATATAAACCTGTCTGAATATATCAATGACGATTTGTAGTTGATGAATGCATGCAAATAGTTTGTTAGCTCTCTCTCATTCCATTATTTGTAGCATCTTCCCTAGCACTGCAAAACCAAATTTTACTGCACTGCAAAACCAAATTTTACTGAAAGCTTTTCTCATTTTGATTTGTTTACTTTTATTCCTCAAATATTTTTTGATGTCCCCATGCTTGCAttaatattacctaatataattACTGGGGGCTGACTATTTGTGGAACAGCTGATTTTGATTTGACAGGACAGTTGGTGTGGCCTGGGGCAGTGCTCATGAATGATTATCTCACAAAGAATGCTAACATGCTCCAAGGATGTTCTGTCATCGAACTAGGCTCTGGTGTTGGTTAGTATCATTCTGAAAACCACGATgaatttatatatttatttatcgTATTCTGTTTGGTCATCACTATTAAGATACAAAATAAAGTTTTTGTTGTATTAAACATATAAAGTTTCAGCACTTAGCACTGTGATTTATTGATTCCCTTGGACCGTCattatttatttttatcataGATTACTCATTTAAAATTGAGGCTCATATTTCCTGACAAATGAATTGGAGAAAAGGTTAAGGAATCTGAGGAGGTGGAGGGTTCAGGCAAGATTAAGAAGACAAATGAAGTTACCAGATATATGACTAAGAGTGCAAGACTTTTTAGTAAAATGGAAACTAACAATGAAAGCAAATGAAGCACCCATATATACTGTTTTACTGTATTGAATCCTATTATATATTTATATCCCTGCATTGTAATATTGCATGTTAAATAACTATTTTTAATCGGTAAAGACTAACCATTTGATATAATAAAACCAGCCAAAAGATGATGCTGGGAGAGTTGCAACAAAAGGGAACCATTACATGTTATATAGAGTGCTAATAAAGACAATCATGGCACTAGGATCAGAAGCATATACCTCTGCCATGTTACACCATAAACTATGCAACAAAATACAGTAGTGTTTCACACTAATAACCATGTTCTTTTTTGTCTTCAAACAACCTATCATTCCTTTCTTTCCAGACACACCATCAAACCTCAGCCGGTATAGTGTACCAAATGTTATTGAGGACCTTTGTACGCCTATTCTATTCCAACCTTGCAAAAACTGGGGGGTGGTTTTGGGCGTAAACCAGAAGAGTCCTGATTTGTTTAAGACAGTCCCAAATCTGAGAGGTAAATATACAATGAAAAAAGAGATTGTTGTTGTCCTCAAGCTGCTCTTCACACAAAACATACCTGTTGCAAAGTCGTGTACCCCTTCTTTGACAGTTACTTTGCGTCAGACAAGTTTTTTTCACACCATCCAAGCATTTCACCTTTAGATGGGACAAATTTACATGTTAGATAACTATTGTCCTAATTTTATGTGATGGGTGATGATTCCTTCTTAACTGTTGCGAAGTTATTCGGCCGAGATGGAAGCTCGAGGAAATCATATAAAGATCCATGTCCAACTTAATGAGATACACGAGTAGAAGAAATGACATTGCTTAGAGCCTTAGATTGTACTAGAAGTATAACATGGCCACCTATTATTTCCTTTGAACTTTAAGATAGCAAAATGTCACAAGGAATGGAAATGCGCACATATAAGTTCATATCGGATGCTTGTTTAAGATCATGAATTCATGATAAACATACTTGGTTGATGAAAAATATGCAACTTCAAAGGATCATTCCATCCCAATGAGAGAGATAAAGAACGTACACAGGAGACAAAATGTTCACATATAAGTAAATTCAACCACATTTTCGAAGTTATAGAGTGGGTAACTGATCTGGCTCTACCATTAGCTTTTGGCCCTTTTTTCTGATGTGAAACATGTGATGGACCTCTTCCTCTTCTTTACTCAAAGCCTGAAGCTTTACTTTGAACTAGTTTCTACCTTAAAGACTGTCTGGGGGCCTCATGGTCTTAAGGTGTTCATTGAATTCAACATTACAACAAGTATCTGCAAATGTTTTGATATTTTCACTCGGTATTAGTACATAAGTTGATTCAAGATAAACCTATATATGTGGAAAAGACGACTAGGAGGGAGAACTTCTTCAATAAATCAAGGACAAAATTGAAGTGTGAAACTTAAAGGCCTCTTTTGACGGGAGACATGAATTAAGTTCCTAAATATTCACAATTGTACCTGCTAATAATGCTGGATAGTTCCTCTCTCAAGGCAACCATGTGTGTTTGCACTTTATATTTTACTTTCCATATCATTTCTCCTCTATTTTATTTGAGACGAAATTAATTGATTGTATCGTATTTTCAGGTATAACTGGAGTACTCTGCAGTAGATTCTCTCGTGAAGTTGTGATGACAGATCATAACGATGAAGTTCTGAAGGCAAGCTTGAGCAATTGAATTTTGCTGGAGGAATGTGTAGCAAGTCCACCCTCTAATCTATTTATCTCATTCCAGATTCTGAAGAAAAACATAAAGCTGCAGGAATCTTCTGATGATTCTATGTGTTGTACAGGTGTGTGAACAATTGAGGACTGTAATTGTCATTTTCGATAAGTTCATTTCTCATTAACCCATCTCCAATGCAGAATTAAAAGCCGAGAAGCTGGAATGGGGTTACTCAGATCAGCTGAATTGCATATTACAGGGGCATCCAGAAGGATTTGATTTAGTTCTTGGAGCTGACATTTATATCCGAGTTGACTTATGTCCTGCTGCCTTAATTGTTTCTCCTTTTATACATGTCTGACTTAATTTGAAGCTAACATCATGCCAATTGCCAGCCTATCATGAACTAACCTATTCTTCTTTGAGGGTTGGAAATTGTCTTTTGGATTGGATACTATGTGTCTGGGAATGTTTTGCAGTAGTGAACTAGCTCCTTTTATTTCAGTAATTAGTCGGAAAATTCCAATTCATCAAACCTATAAGATATGAATACCATTCTCTCCTATTACGACTTTTAAAGTCAGATAAGTACTCTAGTTCTCTGTCCACAAACTGTTGTTAGATCAACTGATTCACATTTGAAACATAGTAGCAACTAGATCGTCTAAACTGAGAAATGATTGAATTATAGACTTTTAAGTTTTTGTTACTTTACCCCATTTTGATGACATCATAGCCGAGAAAGAATAGTGTATCCCTTGACAAGCTTTAAGTTTTCAGCAGGCAAATGTCCCTTTGCTTTTTTATACTGTTGAACAGCTGCTTAGAGATCGTGACCAGAGCAAATGCAAATTTATTTTGAAACCTACTAGCAACTAGATTGTCTTA
The sequence above is a segment of the Lycium barbarum isolate Lr01 chromosome 6, ASM1917538v2, whole genome shotgun sequence genome. Coding sequences within it:
- the LOC132643636 gene encoding uncharacterized protein LOC132643636, yielding MSRKEEEDEIVCLDESFFINDDYEITDFTFGTHVLQLYCLQSASTDFDLTGQLVWPGAVLMNDYLTKNANMLQGCSVIELGSGVGITGVLCSRFSREVVMTDHNDEVLKILKKNIKLQESSDDSMCCTELKAEKLEWGYSDQLNCILQGHPEGFDLVLGADIYIRVDLCPAALIVSPFIHV